gcacttggcaagcccagttcagttgaagttggtgaagcccaattcagagaagtacaagcccaccagtagaaggcagagcccagcagcttcagttggcagcccagttgctttggcttggcagcagcagttgctttggttcaccagcagcagcaacagcagcagaagcagcaactcagtggcaccagtTTAGGAACTTCAGCTTCACTGCAgttccaacagcaacagcagctttggcagcagcttggcagcagccaAAAATACTGCACAACTCCAGCAGCACTtggcaagtgaacaagatagcaattaGCTCAGACAACTCTGCAAGTacagcaaggccacaacagctatgaaaacttcaaaaatatggcagccagctccccggcagcggcgccaaaaacttggtgtgaaaatggggagcacacaaaacacttgcaagtatacaaggccaagttttatagtatagggatgagtaggggtttgtccacagggagtgggagcatacaagaattcttcctagctaaagtttacagtgagctaagggaagtaactatggtgacagtgacaatgatctagagtggtagtgaaacaaaggcagcagcctaaggcaagggtattgagcaacagtgacagaaaaggagaaagatgcagaattgtgtgaagttactaaggaaattgaatccaccttgtgccctaatcaagcaatgcaatctaggttgagttggaaatcctatgcatacatctagaatgagatgaaaatcagcttgctcactgatatgcccctagaattgactgtcttttgacagcacaatcaatcacaggcatgccagagcactgagtacttcccattgctcaagaaaacAGGCATTAAGAAAACTaccctaaccatgcatcatctaacagtgcactaggcttcatcagagccttagttgcagtgaattagctcatgctagacatgagtataacaacaacattcatccaacaaactaaattaaaatgcaacatgcatacaggttacacacaatcaactgttgctaaaatagaaattggaaaatgaaaattgattaaaaaaattgttcactggctagcccagagatgttttctacaacacccataacatcaatttatagtttgttacaacaccctaaatttctacaaaccctaaattgaaaatccccaaatttgcaaaccctaatttttaaattccaaattaaactcactgatttctgaatttgtctcccctgtgctcgacccatgctttttctgaccttcctgctcctctctcatgcttcaatttctgtctctaacctcacctatttcatcaacttctaaactagggttgtcgggttgagaagttgatgtaatagatggctagagaagaaggggacgtgatggtggtatctgctacggtcggggaagaagtgatggtggtggagaaggcgaggtagcgacagtttgcagagacagggcatggaggtgttggtggttctgcaactgattttgggagaaggggaagaagctcgactgttttgggagaaagggagtgtttgtttgggtatagggtatcgggttctacggtgtgaagcggggatagcgcggtttgatgatctgcgacaaggagcgatggatgggaagatggcaggtggatccaacggcgatacggaggtaagcgtggagcgaccgtcggatgaagggatgtagcaaaacggacgacccaagatggagatgggcattgcgatgtaaagcgggggcttcggagtttgatgtgcgatgatggagcgaccgtaggatgctgagatgcttcgatctgacggctgaaatccgagacgggcttggatagtggaaatgtgtttgagtaagggttttgggccttgggtatgccaagcccatatcttctttaaggacaatccttcttcttcaagcccacttctagccttttggtcttgtgcacaccattcttcgcggcttccttgtgtaattcctcccggcttttcactacttttctgctcttttccgctctgctattcatccaaactttatttattacctaaaaatgcaaaattaagtaagaaaaatatttattcttgaaaacaatgaaaatacagaatatgggataaaatgtagaattaatgcacaaaagatgagttaaatgccaacaaaaagggataaatatatacaatatttggcactcatcacccccGCAAGCTTTCAGTTGGCCTTCTCCTCAAGTTGAACAGTGTCTCTATCCCTGGTCTCAACAAGTTGTTGCTTATGTACGTCATCAAGAATATCCTCTACAAATCTTTAAATGATGATATTGACTTTTCCGGCAGTCCATCAAACCAGGCTaatgcctcccctgttaagctcgcGGGGAAATATCGACAAAGTACTGCGTCATTTCGTCCCCATTGCATAAACGAAAGGGTATATTGCTTCAAGTGTTGCACTGCACTTTCCACTGAATATGCTTGCAAGCGTTGGTAATACACATTTCTCCGGGATGTCCGCATGCATGATCTCATAGGTGAATGGCGATTTATCTGCTTCCTCTATTGCTTCTGCTAACTGTACTCTTCCACCTCTCCGTGAGTTATTAATTAAAGCCCTAATGTATCTCAACTCGTTCAGGACTTCTTGGTTCAAGTTTCCTCCATCTTCCTCATGGGGACGGCCTCTCATCGCGCTAAGCCTCTCTTCGCCTGGTCGTCTCCTTTCCTCCTCGTCTCGGATTAGGTTCTCCCGACGTTGCAGTTCGTCCTCCTTCCTCTGTTCCTCCTCATGTCTCCGCCTCTGATCTTCCCATTGTGAGATCTCCAGTGCTCTTCTCAAGTCTCTTTCTCCGTTTTCATTCAttcgtcgtcttcttcttcgTCCTCCTTCATATTCCTCGTGGTCATATCTCCTTCGCCGCAGTTCATCTTCCTCCAAAGATACATTGTTTCCTTCTGAATATATGGTATTCATTCCACGTTTTCGTTAAGTTGCCGGTTTTGTTGCCTCAACCTAGCATTATGCCTTTCCAACTGCACCTGTTGTTCCGCCAAGTCCCGGTCCCGTTCTCGTTCACGATGGAGCGTCTCCCTTAGCTGGTCCAACGTCATGTTTTCTTCTCCGATATTCTCTTCCATCTCCTCGCGAATCATCTCCTCCTCGACAACGGTGTCTGTATCGGATGTGTGCATTGAACCTTCCCTGAGGCCATCTTCCTCCGTCTGCCGCTGGTTCTCTTCTCGTCTGCCTCCTACAGCTGATGTTCTGGCCCGTTCCATCCTTCCTCTCCTCGCCTCTATACGTTTGCTTCTTCTTTTTGCTATCAAATGCCTTGCTCGATCTGGTGCCCTGGCCATCTAACAATCTTCAACTTCCACGATCTTTCTCTGCTCTCCACGCGAAATTCCAAGACCTCTTCCTATTCTATGTCCCTAACCTTGTCTACGAATGTAAAAATTCAAGATCTAGAACCCTAACTTCAAACAACTCGCTAGATCTATAATCTCTACAATCTCTAAGACAACTTCTTTCCTTTTctaactcttagatgaggataaatccccaatctaagttccctgtttttggacgccaaaatgtgattactggaaatccagcaacacacccaaatggagaatacgcaagatctaagacataataaacactagaacttaaacttatttattaatctcaatcgaaatacaagttacactcctgggttacaaggaaaccctaatcccttCTCCCAGCCTATGAGTTACgaggaaaccctaactctctctctctctcctataCTACACCTTTTGctctccaaaagatctctccctttacattgtccaaaggtctctatttataggcctaagcaACCTTAGTGGCATACAACTCATATCATCTCGCAGAGGTTACTTTATGCTTATCCCagagcatattccataaagttaTTCCCCACCTTTCGCTGACTTCACATGGTCTTGCCTGGACACCTGTCCTCTTTCTTGCGCCCTACTGCTCCTACTTCGCGGTTTTATCTTCTTCGCCAAGTAATATTTTCGTGACTTCGCCTTAGTATCTTGATGGTCCTTCTACTTTATTCGGGGTGGAGAGTTATCTCGCACTTGGAATTTGTATTTCGCCTTCTGATGTTGACTGACTTGACAGGTCACTGACACGGATCTTTGACTAGGATTTCCTTATCTTACTTGGTATGACACGTGCCAATCCTATTTCGTGTATCTACAGTGGTAGAGAAGTTCATCTTCAAAATAAGAAGTAGCTTGAGATACATGGTCTTTCCTTCTACTACCTCGATGGCTCGATCTCACTATAATCTCAAGTAAAACTTTGCTTGGC
This genomic window from Papaver somniferum cultivar HN1 unplaced genomic scaffold, ASM357369v1 unplaced-scaffold_15, whole genome shotgun sequence contains:
- the LOC113335740 gene encoding trichohyalin-like, giving the protein MNTIYSEGNNVSLEEDELRRRRYDHEEYEGGRRRRRRMNENGERDLRRALEISQWEDQRRRHEEEQRKEDELQRRENLIRDEEERRRPGEERLSAMRGRPHEEDGGNLNQEVLNELRYIRALINNSRRGGRVQLAEAIEEADKSPFTYEIMHADIPEKCVLPTLASIFSGKCSATLEAIYPFVYAMGTK